A DNA window from Canis lupus dingo isolate Sandy chromosome 2, ASM325472v2, whole genome shotgun sequence contains the following coding sequences:
- the LOC112659779 gene encoding 60S ribosomal protein L13-like, with protein sequence MYPSQVELAASGPIQPIVLCHTVRYHVKVLAGRGFSLEELWVAGIHKKVAWTSGISVDPWWRNKTTESLQAHMQRLKDYRSNLILCPRKSLASKKGDSSAEELKLATQLTGLVMPIRNVYKEKARVITEEEKNFKAFASLHMACANARLFGIRAKRAKEAAEQDVEKKK encoded by the coding sequence ATGTATCCAAGCCAAGTGGAATTGGCTGCGTCAGGGCCCATCCAGCCAATCGTCCTCTGCCACACGGTGAGGTACCATGTGAAGGTGCTGGCTGGCAGGGGCTTCAGCCTGGAGGAGCTCTGGGTGGCCGGCATCCACAAGAAGGTGGCGTGGACCTCTGGCATCTCGGTGGACCCATGGTGGCGTAACAAGACCACGGAGTCCCTGCAGGCCCACATGCAGCGGCTCAAGGACTACCGCTCCAATCTCATCCTCTGCCCCAGGAAGTCTTTGGCCTCCAAGAAGGGCGACAGCTCTGCTGAAGAACTCAAACTGGCGACACAGCTGACAGGACTGGTCATGCCCATACGGAATGTCTACAAGGAGAAAGCCAGAGTCAtcacagaggaggagaagaacTTCAAGGCATTTGCCAGCCTCCACATGGCCTGTGCCAATGCCCGGCTCTTTGGCATCCGGGCAAAAAGGGCCAAGGAAGCTGCAGAACAggatgttgaaaagaaaaaataa